The genomic region AGCTTGTTGCGGCCTTCCACTCGCTTGTCGGTCTGGCAGCCGTGTTTGTCGCCGGTGCTGCCCTTTATTCGCCGGGTGCCTATGGCATTGGTACGGCGGGCAATATCGGTGCGGCCAGCCTGATTGAAATGGGGCTTGGTGTCGCGATTGGTGCCATTACCTTTACTGGCTCGCTGATTGCGTTTGGTAAATTGCAGGGCATCGTTTCGGGAACCCCGGTTCGCTTCAAGGGCCAGCATATGCTCAACCTTGTTATCGGGATTGGCATTGTTGTCTTTGGCGTCATCCTTGTGGCGACCGAAAGCCATACGGCCTTCTGGATCCTGGTGGCGCTTGCACTTGTTCTGGGCATTACGCTGATCATTCCGATTGGCGGGGCAGACATGCCGGTCGTTGTCTCCATGCTGAACTCGTACTCGGGTTGGGCGGCATGTGGCATCGGCTTTACCCTGCAAAACAACGCGCTGATCATTACCGGTGCGCTTGTTGGTGCCTCGGGGGCGATCCTGTCCTACATCATGTGCAAGGGCATGAACCGCTCGATCTTCAATGTCATCTTTGGTGGCTTTGGCGCCGAGGGCGAAGCCGCCGCCGGTCCGGGCGGCGATGGTGATCGTTCGGTCAAATCCGGATCGGCCGATGATGCGTCCTTCATCATGAAGAATGCATCGAACGTCATCATCGTTCCGGGTTACGGCATGGCCGTGGCACAGGCCCAGCACGCGCTGCGTGAAATGGCCGATATCCTCAAAGCAGAGGGTGTCAATGTCCGCTACGCCATCCATCCGGTGGCCGGACGTATGCCGGGTCACATGAACGTGCTTCTGGCCGAGGCCAGCGTGCCTTATGACGACGTGCTGGAAATGGAAGAAATCAACCGTGATTTCGGATCTGCTGACGTGGCCTTCGTGATTGGTGCCAATGACATCACCAACCCGGCCGCCAAAACCGACCCGGCCAGCCCGATCTTCGGCATGCCGATCCTTGAGGTCGAAAAGGCCAAAACGGTCCTGTTCGTCAAACGCGGCATGTCAGCGGGTTACGCTGGCATCCAGAACGAACTGTTCTTCAAGGACAACACCATGATGCTGTTCGGCGATGCCAAAAAGATGTGCGAAGAAATCGTCATGCATCTCGATAACTGATCAAACCATCCGGTTTGAAGCGACAAAAGGCGGCTCCAATGGGGCCGCCTTTTTACTATGCTTGATCCGCCATCGCTCGGAGGCGGCGAAACCAACCTCTCACTTCGCCTGCTGGATCTCGCTCATCAATCCAAGCAGCGGTCATCTTTGGGAAGGCGCTCTCCGCAAGCTTCTTCTTAGCTGTGCCATCTGATGGGGCGTTGGGGCGATTGTGGTGTTCAGCAAATGATTTCGCAAATTCTCTGGGCACCGTGTTTGTGTTGCTATCAGGATGATCTGCTACTTCGATTTCAAATCCGAAGGCTTCAAGAATAGCGCCCGAATGCAGATAGCTCTCAATTTCGTGCTTTGCGGTTAGAGTTGCATGTGAACCGCGATTGTCGTTTCTCTCATTTACTTGGTCGACGGTGCCTTGGTAAGTAGCCACATCATTGTCGTACAGGTGAAATTCGGTAAGGCCGAGGTTTCCCAGGTAGTTTTTCGTGACCCAATGCTTGAGGGTTGCTCCACCAGACACAACAAATGCAAAGCGCTCATCT from Thalassospira indica harbors:
- a CDS encoding NAD(P)(+) transhydrogenase (Re/Si-specific) subunit beta — encoded protein: MSENLSAFLYLVASVCFILSLRGLSSPESARTGNILGMVGMAIAIFTTLASPAVLSYTTIIVGILIGGAIGTVIALKIQMTALPQLVAAFHSLVGLAAVFVAGAALYSPGAYGIGTAGNIGAASLIEMGLGVAIGAITFTGSLIAFGKLQGIVSGTPVRFKGQHMLNLVIGIGIVVFGVILVATESHTAFWILVALALVLGITLIIPIGGADMPVVVSMLNSYSGWAACGIGFTLQNNALIITGALVGASGAILSYIMCKGMNRSIFNVIFGGFGAEGEAAAGPGGDGDRSVKSGSADDASFIMKNASNVIIVPGYGMAVAQAQHALREMADILKAEGVNVRYAIHPVAGRMPGHMNVLLAEASVPYDDVLEMEEINRDFGSADVAFVIGANDITNPAAKTDPASPIFGMPILEVEKAKTVLFVKRGMSAGYAGIQNELFFKDNTMMLFGDAKKMCEEIVMHLDN